A window of Panicum virgatum strain AP13 chromosome 8K, P.virgatum_v5, whole genome shotgun sequence contains these coding sequences:
- the LOC120644804 gene encoding uncharacterized protein LOC120644804 yields MDKTRFRAICKTAASGCNWKFVASTSKKYIGCKVKTSGSNHTCGSVNNCGGTMATNKWVADRVVDLLRDNLEMGPRELQERLNKKYSMKIPYYRVVRGKNRALDMIYGKWADSYDLLPTYQAKLLRSIPDSIIELDTEEHNGQVCFMSFFVALKPCIDGFLQGCRSYIAMDATHLTGRSRGQLAAAVAVDGHNWLFLVAYGVIETESKES; encoded by the exons atggacaAGACCAGATTTAGAGCAATCTGCAAGACTGCTGCTAGTGGTTGCAATTGGAAGTTTGTTGCATCTACAAGCAAGAAGTATATTGGCTGCAAG GTTAAGACAAGTGGTTCAAACCATACTTGTGGTTCAGTCAACAATTGTGGCGGAACAATGGCCACAAATAAATGGGTTGCTGATAGAGTGGTGGATTTGTTGAGAGATAATCTTGAAATGGGCCCAAGGGAGTTGCAAGAAAGGCTCAATAAGAAGTACTCTATGAAAATACCTTATTATAGAGTTGTCAGAGGCAAGAATAGAGCACTAGACATGATATATGGAAAGTGGGCTGATAGTTATGACTTGCTACCAACATATCAAGCTAAGTTGTTGAGATCAATACCTGACAGCATTATTGAGCTAGACACTGAGGAGCACAATGGTCAAGTGTGCTTCATGAGCTTCTTTGTGGCTCTTAAACCATGCATTGATGGATTTTTGCAAGGATGCAGATCCTACATTGCCATGGATGCTACTCACTTGACAGGAAGGTCAAGAGGCCAGTTGGCTGCAGCTGTGGCAGTTGATGGCCATAATTGGCTTTTTCTAGTGGCATATGGAGTGATTGAGACCGAGTCCAAGGAAAGCTAG